AAGTTGTGGACCAAGCGATGGCCCGAGTCATCAAATCAGACAAATGGCTGGAGATCGACCGCCGCGCCCTGTCGCGCGGCATGGAAGCCATACGGTCCATGAAGACCCAACCCGCGAAGGAGCCCTGCCATGCCTGACATGATGGACACGCTGGTGTATTTCAACGGCCGGACGGTGCCGCTGAAGGAAGCGCAGATCAACATCCTCACGCACGCCCTGCATTACGGCACGGGCGTGTTCGAGGGGATCCGCGGCTACTGGTCCGAGGACGCCGACGAGCTGTTCCTGGTGCGGTGCGAAGAGCACTATCAGCGGTGGAAGACGAACTGCCGGATGCTCGGCATCGAGCCGCAGAAGTCGGCTGAAGAGCTGACCGAGCTGACGGCGGAGCTGGTGCGGCTGAACGGATTCCGCACGGACATCTATGTGCGGCCGCTGGCCTACACGTCGTCGCCGCGGATCGGGGTGAGGCCCGACGGCAAGTTCGATTTCGCGGTCATTGCGGTGCCCTTCGGGGTCTACATCGACAGCTCGAAGGGTCTGCACGCAGGGATCGTGAGCTGGCGGAGGCTGGAGGATCACGCGCTGCCGGCGCGCGGCAAAATCTGCGGCGCTTACGTCAACAGCGTGCTGGCGACGGCGGAGGCGCACCGGCACGGCTACGACGAAGCGATCCTGCTGAACGAGTCCGGCCATGTGGCCGAAGGCGCCACCTGCAATCTGTTCATGGTGCGCCACGGGAAGCTGATCACGCCGCCGCCGTCGGACAACATTCTGGAGGGCATCACGCGCGCCTCGGTCATCGAATTGGCGCGGCGGGAGCTGCATATGGAAGTGATCGAACGGTCGATCGACCGGACGGAGCTCTACTCGTGCGACGAGGTGTTCCTGACGGGCACGGCGGTGGAAGTCGCGCCGGTGACGCGGATCGACCACATTCCGGTGGGCACGGGCCAGATCGGAGTCGTGACGGCGCATCTGCGCGAGCTGTACTCGCAGGCGGTGCATGGGCGCATTGTGGACTACCACACGTGGCTGCACCCCTGCTATCAGCCGGTGCACGTGCACTCTCGATGAGCGCCGGGCGACAGGCAGGCGTCAGGCGCCCGGACTGCCGCGCAGTTTTGAAATCACGGAGCGGATGGAATCGCGCGCCGGGTTGTCCGGATGGCGGCGCAGGAAATCGTCCAGCACGTCGGCGGCGCGCATTCCTTCGCCGCGGCGGATATAGATTTCCGCCAGCGTCAGCTGCGGGTGGCTGAAGTGGGCGGGATCGAGCCGGATGGCCTCGAGCAGATATTTCTCCGCCAGATCGTAGCGGCCCAGCCCGAAATACGTCATGCCCAGCTGTGAATTGGCGAGCGCGTCGTTCGGACGGCGCAGCACGGCGTTCAGATTGTACTTCCAGGCTTCGTCGAACCTGCCGGTGGTGACGTAGACGCCGCCCAGGTTGACGACAGGTTCATAGGCGTTCTGGTCGGCTTCAAGAGCGCGGAGGAAGTACTTTTCGGCATCGTCATAGCGCTGGGTCTGGTAGGCGATGGTGCCGAGGAAATTCCACGCCGCTGCGAACTGCGGGGCGAGCTCGACGGCGCGTTCGAGATGCGCGATGGCGCCGGCGACGTCGCGGGACTCGAGCTTCCTGCCGGCGTTGCGGTACTCGTCGCGCGCTTTCTGCGGGATGGCGAGCTCGCGCACGCTGACGACGGCAGTCCGGTCCGGCGTCATTTTGGCCTCGTCGAGCCGCACGACGAGCTCCAGACGGCCCTTCCGGTCCGCAGTAGAAGGGCCGACGGAAATGGTCTTGCGGACTTCGCCCTGTCCGGGAATGAAGACGATCAGGGTGTACGTGCCCTGCTGGATATTGCGGAAGCGGAACCTTCCGTCGGCGCCGGCGAGAGTGTTGCTGTGGAAGGGAGTCGTCGAACCGTGCAGCGACACCGAGGCCTGCGAGGCGGGGACGATCGTGCCGCGCACCTCGAAGATCTGGGCCAGCAGGAAGGCGAAAAGCGCCAGAGCCACCACGGTTACCCGATTCGATGATGGCATGCCGGGCGGCGGCGCTCAAGCAGCGGCGGTGTGTGAGGCCTATTTTCGCTGAAGGGCCGAGTTCAACGCCTCCAGCCGCGCCAGCACCTGCTGTTCGGTTTCGCGCGACAGCGGCAGGTGGACGTTGACGCTCTCCTCCTCGCCGCGCCGGCTGAGCAGAAGGGACCAGGCCACCAGCCCGGCCACGGTCAGGACGAGCCGCAGCGTGCTGGCGGCGCGCGTCCATTGGGTGGCGTCCTGGTTGCGGAGCCAGACGGCCGCGGCGGAGCTGAGCATGTAAACGCAGAAGCCCACGCCATGGGCCAGGAGGTTCCTGCGGATCGGCGCGGGATGGTAAAGCACGAACAGCGCCAGCAGGAGCAGGAAAAACAGGAGCGCGCTGTAAGTGGTCGTTTCAGCCAGGTACAGCATGCGCAGCCACCGGTAGGGCTCGCCCGAAAAGCTGAATTCGGCCCGGTGCAGAACCAGCGAAACGGCGACGCTGGCCGAAACGCCTGCGGTG
This DNA window, taken from Bryobacteraceae bacterium, encodes the following:
- a CDS encoding branched-chain amino acid aminotransferase — its product is MPDMMDTLVYFNGRTVPLKEAQINILTHALHYGTGVFEGIRGYWSEDADELFLVRCEEHYQRWKTNCRMLGIEPQKSAEELTELTAELVRLNGFRTDIYVRPLAYTSSPRIGVRPDGKFDFAVIAVPFGVYIDSSKGLHAGIVSWRRLEDHALPARGKICGAYVNSVLATAEAHRHGYDEAILLNESGHVAEGATCNLFMVRHGKLITPPPSDNILEGITRASVIELARRELHMEVIERSIDRTELYSCDEVFLTGTAVEVAPVTRIDHIPVGTGQIGVVTAHLRELYSQAVHGRIVDYHTWLHPCYQPVHVHSR